CTCATCCTTTCATTCCGGTGAGGACGATGCCCTCGATGATCTGTTTCTGGAAGATGGCGAAGACGATCAGCACTGGAATCACCGCCAGGCTGCTGGCGGCCATGATCAGCCCCCACTGGGTTCCGGCCTCCCCGTTGAACAGCGCCGTGCCCACCGGCAGCGTGCGGAACTCGGGTTTCTGGATCACGATCAGCGGCCACAGGAACGCGTTCCAGTTGCCCAGGAAGGTGAAGATCGCCAGACTGGCCAGCGCTGGACGGACCAGTGGCAGGGCGATGCGCCAGAAGATCCCGAACTCGCTCATGCCGTCGATGCGCGCGGCTTCGAGCAGGTCATCGGGCAGGGTTTCGAAGAACTGACGCATCAGGAAGACCCCAAAGGCACTCATCAACCCCGGGAACATGATCGAGAAGTACGCGCCCGGGACGCTGCGGGAGAGTTGCAGGTCACTGACCCCGACGAACCAGGGGATGACGAGCATCTCGGTGGGGATCATCAGGGTGGACAGGATCAGGATGAAGATCAGGTTCTTGCCGGGGAAATCGAACTTGGCCAGGGTGTAGCCCACCATGGAGTCGAAGAACAGCACGCTGGCGGTGGTGACGCCCGCCACCAGCAAGCTG
This sequence is a window from Deinococcus humi. Protein-coding genes within it:
- a CDS encoding carbohydrate ABC transporter permease, whose product is MTTTLPTPDARDSAGNPRPRRRVNTPLLLAYLVLTVGIVVTLFPFMWMLLTSLKGFQELFNLSFLPQAPTLDNYRQVLLETRFIQWFANSLLVAGVTTASVLFFDSMVGYTLAKFDFPGKNLIFILILSTLMIPTEMLVIPWFVGVSDLQLSRSVPGAYFSIMFPGLMSAFGVFLMRQFFETLPDDLLEAARIDGMSEFGIFWRIALPLVRPALASLAIFTFLGNWNAFLWPLIVIQKPEFRTLPVGTALFNGEAGTQWGLIMAASSLAVIPVLIVFAIFQKQIIEGIVLTGMKG